Proteins encoded in a region of the Oncorhynchus gorbuscha isolate QuinsamMale2020 ecotype Even-year linkage group LG16, OgorEven_v1.0, whole genome shotgun sequence genome:
- the LOC123999972 gene encoding LOW QUALITY PROTEIN: KN motif and ankyrin repeat domain-containing protein 2-like (The sequence of the model RefSeq protein was modified relative to this genomic sequence to represent the inferred CDS: inserted 1 base in 1 codon), with product MAQVLHMDPSFPGGKLTPSAPPSLHGKEQEAPYSVETPYGYRLDLDFLKYVNDIEKGNTIKKVPGQRRPRYGSLPRGYGYTGSWWTSTESLCSNTSQDSRQSSFSYCAPGYHPHNSHSQRPSFSTARVEKTLLDARRKLEEEKEGGPRRFSSTLGSMHNSMAGSTTSLSSAHSYNRTHGGGTGSFTPMSSGLSTPVSPTPAHLQHVREQMAVALRKIRELEEQVKTIPVLQVKISVLQEEKRQLSVQLKSQKFLGHTLGFGRVGRPRGELYIDIPEEDVSSGAGATIRVAAGPLSPTTPTTPEGSRPQADSGCEIEDTVIVGGARPAGQREVRTIGVGSEEARGSQQVDVGIGVKEQDLGLVPETEALKSQVGQLEGQLKSTMQELQAAQQQVQAAKRERQVQAPQANHSVRATSLSWQEQQGHSLQTVVSFTQQPHHRAQRTVGIQVYTLEQPATVVGVGTLLRAEGCSSPSLPPGGTVLEGTHRGHAQALGPEDAAVELPIAISSKQVREVLRSELSTSVPVTNPAIAIDTIGNQMALLHLKEGETPQHTAINTVQSQEEPSKPAAAASPQTALRSIMKRKAEGEPGSPSTKKNLQFTGVNGGYESTSSDDSSSESSEESDASEYHETTEKLPEAPESAAGRHQQSAAVPVSSTRLEHVTPLPATTVQPPACQPASERSTSQSAAVPVSSTRLEHVTPLPATTVQPPACQPASERSTSQSAAVPVSSTRLEHVTPLPATTVQPPACQPASERSTSQSAAVPVSSTRLEHVTPLPATTVQPPACEPASERSTSQSATVSMGLQHLATLSPTLNTAVQQCASDSAPTETTYPSPANDCVRQGSIVQSSVPDPIPQECTSINTSTEPTTPEQCIVQSAATCSAPPKPPRCQPEATNPEVMQGVTQSNTTDVTVQLDAIKSQTTDLAPQHWATQSSATEQSSQQRRVQSPASTPTPGNAPSAAGAANQETRLEFSESLMASLHALQKALGEPNAFSQHAARTAYTTVLQEWLRVSCHKAADTAMVRAYMDTFSXRLPQLLKFVVNMADGNGNTALHYTVSHSNFPVVKLLLDTGLCNADKQNKAGYTAIMLTALAAFHSDSDLHTVLQLLRTGDVNAKASQAGQTALMLAVSHGRGDMVRALLSCGAQVNIRDDDGSTALMCACEHGHVDIVRQLLSVPGCDVTLTDNDGSSALSIALEASQNDIAVLLYAHLNFAKPPSPENDPTHLQAV from the exons ATGGCTCAGGTGCTGCACATGGACCCCAGCTTCCCAGGAG GGAAGCTTACCCCGTCCGCTCCCCCCTCTCTGCACGGGAAGGAGCAGGAGGCGCCCTACTCTGTGGAGACCCCCTACGGCTACCGTCTGGACCTAGACTTCCTCAAGTATGTCAACGACATTGAGAAGGGAAACACCATCAAGAAGGTCCCCGGTCAGCGCCGGCCCCGCTACGGGTCTCTGCCCCGGGGGTACGGCTACACGGGCTCCTGGTGGACCTCCACAGAGTCCCTGTGCTCCAACACCAGCCAGGACAGTCGCCAATCATCCTTCTCCTACTGCGCCCCGGGCTACCACCCACACAACTCCCACTCCCAGAGGCCCAGCTTCAGCACGGCCCGGGTGGAGAAGACCCTGCTGGACGCCCGCAGGAAgttggaggaagagaaagaagggggCCCCAGGAGGTTCTCCAGCACACTTGGTAGCATGCACAACAGCATGGCCGGATCCACCACCTCCCTGAGCAGCGCCCACAGCTACAACCGCACCCATGGAGGAGGAACGGGCTCCTTCACCCCCATGAGCTCCGGCCTGTCCACGCCCGTGTCGCCCACCCCGGCCCACCTGCAGCATGTAAGAGAGCAGATGGCGGTGGCTCTGAGGAAGATCCGGGAACTGGAGGAGCAGGTGAAGACCATCCCCGTGCTACAGGTGAAGATCTCTGTGCTgcaggaggagaagaggcagcTAAGCGTCCAGCTGAAGAGCCAAAAGTTTCTGGGACACACCCTTGGCTTCGGCAGAGTGGGCCGGCCCCGAGGGGAGCTCTACATCGACATCCCAGAGGAGGATGTGAGCTCTGGAGCTGGAGCCACCATCAGGGTTGCAGCAGGGCCTCTGTCCCCCACCACTCCCACCACCCCTGAGGGCTCCAGGCCGCAGGCAGACTCAGGCTGTGAGATTGAGGACACGGTGATCGTGGGTGGAGCACGGCCGGCTGGGCAGAGGGAAGTGCGTACCATTGGGGTGGGATCAGAGGAGGCGAGGGGCAGCCAGCAGGTGGATGTGGGCATTGGGGTGAAGGAGCAGGACCTAGGGCTGGTGCCGGAGACAGAGGCCCTGAAGAGCCAGGTGGGCCAGCTGGAGGGCCAGCTGAAGAGTACGATGCAGGAGCTGCAGGCTGCCCAGCAGCAGGTGCAGGCAGCTAAGAGGGAGAGGCAGGTTCAGGCCCCCCAGGCAAACCACTCGGTCAGGGCCACCAGTCTGAGCTGGCAGGAGCAGCAGGGACACAGCCTGCAAACGGTAGTCAGCTTTACCCAGCAGCCCCATCACCGGGCACAGAGGACTGTGGGAATCCAGGTGTACACGCTGGAGCAACCAGCCACTGTGGTGGGGGTGGGCACGTTGCTCCGAGCAGAGGGGTGcagctccccctccctccctccaggtggTACAGTCCTGGAGGGAACCCACAGAGGACATGCACAGGCCCTGGGCCCAGAGG ATGCAGCTGTTGAGCTGCCCATCGCCATCTCCTCCAAACAGGTCCGAGAGGTCCTAAGAAGTGAGCTGTCCACCTCTGTGCCTGTCACTAATCCTGCCATCGCCATTGATACCATTGGTAATCAGATGGCTTTGCTGcatctgaaggaaggagagacacCCCAGCACACTGCCATAAACACCGTCCAGTCTCAAGAAGAGCCATCAAAGCCAG CTGCAGCAGCCTCTCCCCAGACAGCCCTGAGGTCCATTATGAAACGTAAGGCAGAAGGAGAACCTGGCTCTCCATCCACCAAGAAGAACCTGCAGTTCACTGGAGTCAATGGAGG GTATGAGTCCACCTCGTCAGACGACAGTAGCAGTGAGAGTTCAGAGGAGAGTGATGCCAGTGAATATCATGAGACCACAGAGAAACTCCCAGAAGCACCAGAGTCTGCAGCGGGACGGCACCAGCAATCAGCAGCAGTCCCAGTCTCCTCCACAAGGCTAGAGCATGTCACTCCGCTCCCAGCCACTACCGTCCAACCACCAGCCTGTCAACCTGCCTCTGAGCGGAGCACCAGCCAATCGGCAGCAGTCCCAGTCTCCTCCACAAGGCTAGAGCATGTCACTCCGCTCCCAGCCACTACCGTCCAACCACCAGCCTGTCAACCTGCCTCTGAGCGGAGCACCAGCCAATCGGCAGCAGTCCCAGTCTCCTCCACAAGGCTAGAGCATGTCACTCCGCTCCCAGCCACTACCGTCCAACCACCAGCCTGTCAACCTGCCTCTGAGCGGAGCACCAGCCAATCGGCAGCAGTCCCAGTCTCCTCCACAAGGCTAGAGCATGTCACTCCGCTCCCAGCCACTACCGTCCAACCACCAGCCTGCGAACCTGCCTCTGAGCGGAGCACCAGCCAATCAGCAACCGTAAGCATGGGACTGCAGCATCTAGCCACCTTATCACCAACCTTGAACACTGCCGTGCAACAATGTGCCTCTGACTCTGCTCCCACTGAGACGACCTACCCGTCTCCAGCCAATGACTGTGTCCGTCAGGGGAGTATTGTCCAATCATCGGTCCCAGACCCCATCCCTCAGGAGTGTACCTCCATAAATACTAGCACTGAACCCACTACACCTGAGCAGTGCATCGTGCAATCAGCTGCTACCTGTTCTGCACCCCCCAAGCCACCCAGATGCCAACCAGAAGCCACTAACCCGGAAGTAATGCAGGGTGTCACCCAATCAAATACCACTGATGTCACCGTTCAGCTAGATGCCATCAAATCACAAACTACTGACCTCGCCCCTCAGCATTGGGCCACCCAATCATCAGCTACTGAACAAAGCTCCCAGCAGAGGAGAGTCCAGTCACCAGCCTCGACACCAACACCTGGAAACGCCCCAAGTGCTGCTGGAGCAGCCAATCAAGAAACCAG ACTGGAGTTCAGTGAGAGCCTGATGGCATCTCTCCATGCCCTGCAGAAAGCCCTGGGTGAACCAAATGCTTTCAGCCAGCACGCAGCA AGGACAGCCTACACCACGGTGCTCCAGGAGTGGCTTCGTGTGTCCTGTCACAAGGCAGCTGACACTGCCATGGTCAGGGCCTATATGGATACCTTCT TCCGTCTCCCACAGCTGCTGAAGTTTGTGGTCAATATGGCCGACGGCAACGGCAACACGGCCCTGCACTACACCGTCTCCCACTCCAACTTCCCTGTGGTCAAGCTGCTGCTGGACACTG GCCTGTGTAACGCTGACAAGCAGAACAAGGCCGGGTACACAGCCATCatgctgacagctctggctgccttCCACTCTGACAGTGACCTTCACACCGTCCTGCAGCTGCTGCGCACAGGGGACGTGAACGCCAAAGCCAGCCAG GCGGGTCAGACGGCGTTAATGCTGGCAGTGAGTCACGGGCGAGGGGACATGGTACGGGCGCTCCTCTCCTGCGGGGCACAGGTCAACATCCGCGACGACGACGGCTCCACGGCGCTCATGTGTGCCTGCGAGCACGGCCACGTCGACATCGTGCGTCAGCTGCTGTCTGTGCCAGGCTGTGATGTCACTCTCACTGATAAC gatGGCAGTTCAGCCCTGTCCATAGCCCTGGAGGCCAGTCAGAATGACATCGCTGTGCTTCTCTACGCTCACCTCAACTTCGCCAAGCCTCCTTCCCCT gaaaatgacccaacacacctccaggctgtgtaa
- the LOC123999220 gene encoding hemoglobin subunit alpha-2-like, with product MSLTAKDKKMVKAFWAKVAGKAEDIGCDALSRMLVVYPQTKTYFSHWKDMSPGSAPVRKHGGIIMRGISLAVASIDDISAGLLALSELHAFKLRVDPANFKILSHNILVVLAILFPNDFNPEAHMAMDKFLAAVGRALSEKYR from the exons ATGAGTCTCACCGCTAAGGACAAGAAAATGGTCAAGGCCTTCTGGGCCAAGGTGGCCGGCAAGGCTGAGGACATCGGCTGTGATGCTCTGTCTAG GATGCTGGTTGTGTACCCCCAGACCAAGACCTACTTCTCCCACTGGAAGGACATGAGCCCCGGTTCTGCCCCAGTCAGGAAGCACGGTGGGATCATCATGAGAGGCATCAGTTTAGCCGTGGCCAGCATCGACGACATCAGCGCAGGTCTCCTCGCCCTCAGCGAGCTGCATGCATTCAAGCTGCGTGTCGATCCCGCCAACTTCAAG ATCCTGTCCCACAACATCTTGGTGGTGCTGGCTATCTTGTTCCCCAATGATTTCAACCCCGAAGCTCATATGGCCATGGACAAGTTCCTGGCAGCGGTGGGCCGGGCTCTGTCTGAGAAGTACCGATAA
- the LOC123999223 gene encoding hemoglobin subunit beta-like produces MVQWTDFERATIQSVFEKMDYDDVGPAALSRCLVVYPWTQRYFGNFGNLYNAAAIQGNPMVAAHGKTVLRGLDRAVKNMDDIKATYAELSVLHSEKLRVDPDNFRLLADCLTIVVAARMGADFTADVQGAFQKFLAVVVSSLGRQYH; encoded by the exons ATGGTTCAGTGGACAGACTTTGAGCGCGCAACCATTCAGAGCGTCTTCGAGAAGATGGACTACGATGACGTTGGGCCCGCGGCTCTTTCCAG GTGTCTGGTTGTGTACCCCTGGACCCAGAGGTATTTCGGTAACTTCGGAAACCTGTACAACGCCGCTGCCATCCAGGGAAACCCAATGGTCGCCGCTCACGGAAAGACGGTCCTGCGTGGACTGGACCGGGCTGTCAAGAACATGGATGACATCAAGGCCACCTACGCAGAGTTGAGCGTGCTGCACTCCGAGAAACTGCGCGTGGATCCAGACAACTTCCGG CTGCTGGCTGACTGCCTTACTATTGTCGTTGCTGCGAGAATGGGTGCTGACTTCACCGCTGATGTCCAGGGCGCTTTCCAGAAGTTCCTGGCCGTCGTTGTGAGCTCCCTGGGTAGACAGTACCACTAG